The proteins below come from a single Microbacterium sp. SLBN-154 genomic window:
- a CDS encoding NUDIX hydrolase family protein, with protein sequence MPVRTPDPDPSENDDARSARRDPLDGLGGGSTGSSANPGWLSDIELAEARRRLPMLYVEAIPVRTDGMGQVIQVGILLRATPVGEITRSIVSGRVRYGETVRDALFRHLENDLGPMAFPLLPPQPVPFTVAEYFPLPGVSAFHDDRQHAVSLAFVVPVTGTCEPRQDALEVTWLSPDEASSDAVAAEMEGGRGTLIRLALASVGALR encoded by the coding sequence ATGCCGGTGCGTACCCCTGATCCCGACCCGAGCGAGAACGACGACGCCCGCAGCGCTCGCCGCGACCCGCTCGACGGACTCGGCGGGGGCTCGACGGGCTCGTCGGCCAACCCCGGATGGCTGAGCGACATCGAGCTGGCCGAGGCCCGCCGGCGCCTCCCGATGCTCTACGTCGAGGCCATCCCCGTCCGCACCGACGGCATGGGGCAGGTGATCCAGGTCGGCATCCTGCTGCGCGCGACCCCCGTCGGCGAGATCACCCGTTCGATCGTGTCGGGGCGGGTGCGGTATGGCGAGACGGTGCGCGACGCGCTGTTCCGTCACCTTGAGAACGACCTCGGCCCGATGGCCTTTCCGCTGCTGCCGCCGCAGCCGGTGCCCTTCACCGTCGCCGAGTACTTCCCCCTCCCCGGCGTCAGCGCCTTCCACGACGACCGGCAGCACGCGGTGTCGCTGGCGTTCGTCGTTCCGGTCACCGGTACCTGCGAGCCGCGGCAGGACGCCCTGGAAGTCACCTGGCTCTCGCCCGACGAGGCGTCGTCCGATGCCGTCGCGGCCGAGATGGAGGGGGGCCGGGGAACCCTCATCCGCCTCGCGCTGGCGAGCGTGGGCGCGCTGCGCTGA